The segment GGAAAGTAACTGAATATCTTTGGGAGTTTCAACAGTTTTGTTTTTTGGATCTTCAGCTTTTCTTCTAAACCTAGTTCATTAGTCTTACTACAAGAAAAATTGTAAAACCTACTACCAGGAAATCGATCATTGCCTCGATAAGTACTCCATAGCCAATGGCCACTTCCTCTGCAGCAACAACTCCGGGAGCTTCAGCTACTCCTTCTTTAAGCACAATTTTACGATCTGCATAATTAATACCGTCGGTCATCATAGAAAGCGGAGGCATTACTACCTGCTTTACCAGGACATCAACTACACGGTTAAAAGCGGTACCTATAATAATACCTACCGCCATATCAATCATATTGCCTTTAATGGCAAATTCTTTAAACTCTTTAAGCAATCCCATTACTCATCAAATAATTTTGTCTGGCTCTCTGCAGGAGTTGATTTTCTAATTTCTCCTGCCAATATATCCTGCCCTTCAACCGTTTCCTCGTCCTTAACTTCCAGCTCTTCTGTTGGCAGCTCTTCGGGTTCGTAAAGAACTGGTTCTAAAAGATTAATCTGTTTTATTTTTTCTGTAGTCAACTGGTTTCCAAGAGCCTTAATTCCTTTTACTGAAATGAATTCTTCAAGGTTAATGACTTCGGAAGGTTTTGAATCTTTACCTCTAATTTTAGAGAAAACCAGCTCTGCCTGCGGAATGTAATCTGTAGAAACAATTTCTAAAAAGGACTTCTCATGCTCCCCAATAAATTTCTCCTCCCTGTCGGGATTTTCAATTAGAAATCTTTTTACGTAATATTTTTCCTTTTCAGCTTCATAATAAATTGCTGAAATTGGTTTTCTTGGAACCCATTTTTCCAGGACTATGATCTCATCATCAAAGCGTGTGGTTAGCTCCGGCTTAATAGTTTTGGCAACACCGTCCTGGGTAATGATCAAAAGACGATCTTCTCCCCGAAATTCTCCCAGAAGTTCTCCTCTTTCATCTACATTAAGTCGTTTTACACTGTCGTCAAACCAAATTCGACGAGGCTTTAATGTAGATACTCCTTCTTCCTTTAATTCTATTTTTTTGACTGCGTATTTGGTAACAATATTTCCTTTTACGTTTCTGCCTTTGATCATCATATCAGCAAAGTCTACTTCGAATCGCAGCTTTTTAATACTTCCTACCTGCCTCAGGTAAACTGTAATAACTTCAGCTTCTCCATTGGGGTTAGCTGAAAAATAAAGAACTTTTGAATCTTTTTTTCCCTGTGTTACCTCGTACTCCCTGTCTCTGGTAACAGAAGTAACAGCAAAACGCTTGATGTATGAAGAACCATTTTTCCCATCCCTGTAAACCAGGTTATAAATTGTTCTTTTATCTTTTTTCTTGAAGACAGCAACGTGAATAATATCTTTTCCCACAAAGGTCTTGGCATCAACCTTTGTTACCATCATATTACCATCTCCTGTAAAGACAATTATATCGTCAATATCTGAACAATCAGTGACAAATTCATCCTTTTTAAGAGAGGTCCCAATGAACCCTTCTTTTCGGTTTACATATAATTTGGTGTTGCGCATGGCAACCTTGGAAGCCTCAATATCATCAAACAGCCGGAGATCTGTCTTACGTTCTTTTCCTGCCCCGTATTCTTTTTTTAAACGCTCAAAATAAGCAATTGCATAATCGGTAAGGTGATCCAGGTGATGCTTTACCTGGGCGATTTCCCCTTCCAGGGCATCAATCTTTTGCTGGGCCTTGTCAATGTCAAATTTAGAGATCCTTTTAATCCTTATTTCCGTAAGCCTAACGATATCTTCCTCTGTAATTGCACGTTTCAAATGCGAAATATGAGGTTTTAATCCCTCATCTATAGCTCTTATTACTCCTTCCCAGGTCTCTTCTTCTTCAATGTCACGGTAGATCCTGTTCTCTATAAAAATTCGCTCCAGGGAAGCAAAATGCCACTGCTCTTCAAATTCGTCCAGCTTAATCTCCAAATCCTGTTTTAGCAGACTCAGAGTATGATCTGTTGATCTTCTTAATATTTCACTTACTCCCAGGAAAACAGGTTTGTTATCTATAATGACACAACCCAAAGGAGAAATGGCATTTTCACAAGTTGTGAAAGCATATAATGCATCTATAGTTTTGTCCGGAGAAATGTTTGGCGGAAGGTAGATTAGAATCTCAACATTTTCTGCTGTGTTATCTTCTATCTTCTTGATCTTGATCTTCCCCTTATCATTTGCTTTAAGTATAGATTCAATAAGAGTGGTAGTGGTTGTGCCGTAAGGAATTTCAGTTATGGCGAGAGTGGTCTTGTCATATTGTGAAATTTTCGCCCGAATTCTTACGCGGCCACCACGCTTACCGTCGTTATAATCTGTGATATCAGCTTCTCCGGCAGTGGGAAAATCGGGAAAAAGTTTAAAGCTCTTCCCCTTGAGGTGTTTTATAGAAGCGTCTATTAATTCAATAAAATTATGAGGCAGGATCCTGGTGCTTAAACCAACTGCTATCCCTTCTGCTCCCTGTGCAAGCAAAAGCGGAAATCTAACCGGAAGATTAACTAGCTCTTTTTTACGGCCGTCATAGGATAATTGCCATTCAGTTAATTTGGGATTAAAAAGAACCTCTAAAGCAAATTTGGATAAACGCGCCTCGATATAACGAGGTGCAGCTGCCCGGTCACCTGTGAGAATATTACCCCAGTTTCCCTGAGCATCTATCAAAAGATCTTTTTGACCAATCTGTACCATGGCATCTCCAATACTCGCATCTCCGTGAGGATGATACTGCATGGTATGGCCAACTATATTAGCTACTTTATTATACCGCCCATCATCCAGGTCTTTCATGGAATGCATAATGCGGCGATGAACTAGTTTAAAACCATCCTCAACAGCTAGGTACCGCTCGTTCTAAAATTACATAGGAAGCATAATCAAGGAACCAATCCTTATACATGCTTAGTAACACGTATAAGTTGCTCTTTTTGTTGATCATCCCCGCCTTCGGGTATAATTTCAGGATTATCGATGTCCATTAAGTAAGTGCTTTATTTTTTTCCAATACTTTTCTCAGGGATTCTATCATGCCTCTTTTTTTCTTCTTTCCCAGGAAAGTAATATTGAACCTGTAAGTTCGCGGGCCCTTTTTTCGACGACTGCGAATAAATATTTTCAAGCTGCTCCAGATGCCATAATCGCTGACTTCAAAATTAATCAATTTTGACTTCGGAAATTCGGCTCTTTTCACCCTGTACTCCATAAATTTTGAAAAGAAAACGCCATTGTTCTTAAAATTGAGGGTTTCTCCATCGCTATCAAATTCAAACAACTGGCCTATTCTGTGAAAATAAATTCCGAACAGAAGCAATAGGATATTCGGAAGAAAATGACTGAAGGTCATGTTGTTCTCATCATCTGAAGCCATAATTTCTATATTCACAAAAATATTTGTGACAAAAGCAGCAACTATTAAGATGTAAACCGAAGGTACTATCTTCGTTTCAGTAGTATTTTTAAATCTCATAGGCTACTCTGCGATAAGATCAAGTTCAACTTTTAGATTGTCTATAATAAACTCCTGCCTGTCCGGAGTGTTTTTTCCCATATAAAAACTTAATAATTCTTCTATAGACATATCCTTATCCAGCATTACGGGATCAAGACGAATATCCTCACCAATAAAATGTTTAAACTCATCTGGTGAAATTTCACCCAACCCCTTAAATCTCGTAATTTCCACTTTCCCATTTAATTTATTAACCGCCAATTGACGTTCCATCTCACTGTAGCAATAAATCGTTTCTTTTTTATTTCTAACCCTAAACAGTGGAGTTTGCAGGATATATAAATGGTTTTCTTTAATGATCTCCGGGAAAAATTGTAAAAAGAAGGTTATAAGAAGTAAACGTATATGCATTCCATCCACATCGGCATCTGTAGCAATAACAATGTTGTTATACCTTAGGTCTTCTATAGATTCTTCAATATTAAGCGCCGCCTGAAGAAGATTAAATTCTTCATTTTCATAAACGATCTTTTTAGTAAGCCCATAAGAATTCAAAGGTTTTCCTTTTAGACTGAAAACCGCCTGAGTATTAACATCTCTGGACTTCGTAATTGAACCACTTGCTGAATCTCCCTCGGTAATAAAAAGCGTAGTTTCCAGGTACCTTTCTTTTTTACTGTCGCCAAGGTGAATACGGCAGTCCCTTAGTTTTTTATTGTGGACACTAGCTTTTTTAGCACGATCTTTTGCCAGCTTTCGAATCCCTGAAAGTTCTTTTCTTTCCCGTTCTGCCTGAAGGATCTTACGCTGTAGTTTATCTGCAGTCTCAGGATTTTTATGGAGATAATTATCCAATTGAGTTTTTACAAAGTCATTAATATAGGTTCTCACAGTAGGAAGCTTCCCTCCCATATCTGTAGATCCCAGCTTTGTCTTTGTCTGACTTTCAAAAACCTAGCTCCATTACTTTAATACTAATTGCTGCAACCACAGATTTTCTTACATCTGAGGCTTCGTAGTTTTTTCCGTAGTATTCTCTAATGGTTTTTACAAGAGCTTCTCTAAAAGCAACTAAATGTGTCCCTCCCTGTGAAGTATTTTGCCCGTTAACAAAGGAGTGGTATTCTTCAGAATATTGAGATTTGCTGTGAGTAAGAGCCACTTCAATATCGTCTCCCCTTAAGTGGATAATCTTATATAACTGATCATCTTCTTTGATGCTGTCACCAAGAAGATCTTTTAGACCATTTTCAGAATAATACTTTTCTCCATTAAAGATTATCGTTAACCCGGGATTGAGGTAAACGTAATTCTTAAGCATCTTTTCAATGTACTCGTCACGATACTTAAAGTTTTTAAAGATGGAATCATCCGGAATAAAAGTAACCTTTGTGCCACGACGTCTTGAAGTCTCTTCAAGCTCCTCCTCGTTTACCAAATTTCCTTTTTCAAATTCGGCAGTACGGGACCTCCCATCACGTGTGGATTCAACCTTAAAGCTGGAGGACAGAGCGTTCACTGCTTTTGTTCCAACTCCGTTTAATCCAACAGATTTTTTAAAGGCTCGGGAATCATACTTACCTCCGGTATTCATTTTGGAAACAACATCCACCACTTTTCCCAGCGGTATCCCTCTACCATAGTCCCTCACAATTACCCGCTGATTTTGAACTGAGATCTCAATAGTTTTTCCAGAGCCCATTACAAACTCGTCGATACTGTTGTCTATGACCTCTTTTAGTAAGATGTAGATCCCGTCATCGGCAGTAGAACCGTCCCCAAGTTTTCCTATATACATACCGGGACGCATACGAATATGCTCTTTCCAGTCCAGCGACCGGATATTATCCTCTGTATATTTTGTGTCTTGACTCATAACTAGTAGGTGCGGTTGAGTCGCTAATATAAGGTTTCCCTTAAAAAGTTAAAATAGGGGCCACTTAAAGTAATTAACAAAGGGTTAAGAGAAAATGTTAGTAAGAAGTGGTGAGTAGTGAGTAAATAATGACTCCCGTTAAAATTTATTTTAAGTAACAATAACTCTAAATACCCTTCGACAGGCTCATTGGGACTTTGTAGTCAGTCTGAGCTTTTGAAGCCCCTCCCTCTGTTTCAACAACCTTATCTCAATACTAAAATCTCAATACTAACCTACACGTTGAACCTAAAGTGCATTACATCCCCGTCCTTCACTATGTACTCCTTCCCTTCAACTTTCATTTTTCCGGCTTCTTTTACTTTAGCTTCGCTTCCGTAAGAGGCGAAATCTTCATAAGCAATAACTTCAGCACGAATAAAGCCTTTCTCGAAGTCAGTATGGATAACACCCGCTGCCTGAGGCGCGCTGGCTCCTACGGGAATGGTCCAGGCTCTTACTTCCTTAACCCCTGCTGTGAAATATGTTTGTAAATTTAAAAGTCGATATGCAGAGCGGATAAGTTTTGCTGATCCCGGTTCGTCCAGTCCTATATCCTGAAGAAACATCTGTCGTTCTTCATAATCATCCAGTTCAGTAATATCAGCTTCAGTTCCTACAGCAAGTACTAAAACTTCCGCATTTTCGTCCTTTACAGCTTCTTTTACCTGATCAACTAAAGCATTCCCTGTAGTAGCCGATCCTTCATCCACGTTACACACATACATTACGGGTTTATCTGTAATCAATTGTAAATTGGTGATAAATTCTTCTCTTTCAGATTCTTCCAGATCTATTGCCCGAACAGATTTTCCGGCTTCCAGCCCTTGCTTTACTTTAAGAAGAGCAGCCTCTTCCTTTTGAGCATCTTTATTTCCTGTTCTGGAAGCTCTTTTTACCTTTTCCAGCTTCTTATCAACCGTTTCAAGATCCTTGAGCTGTAATTCCATGTCAATAGTTTCTTTATCCCTTACCGGGTTAACGGAACCATCAACGTGAACAATGTTATCATTTTCAAAGCAACGCAGGACGTGCAGAATAGCATCAGTCTCTCTAATATTCCCAAGAAATTGATTGCCCAAACCTTCTCCTTTGCTTGCTCCTTTAACGAGCCCTGCAATATCCACTATTTCAACAGTTGCAGGTTGCACCCGCTCCGGGTTTACCAGTGACTCCAGCTTTTCCAATCTTGAATCGGGCACATTTACCACTCCTATATTTGGTTCTATTGTACAAAATGGAAAATTTGCACTTTGCGCTTTGGCGTTGGATAAACAGTTAAAAAGAGTCGATTTTCCTACGTTTGGTAGTCCTACTATTCCTGCTTTCATATTGAATTGATGCTTTGTTTTTGCGGCTGCAAAGATAGGTTTTAATGTTGAGATTGTGAAGTTTATCAACAAGCCTAAAATGATCATATCAACTTTCTTTATTCATCTTCAAAGAAGATAAAATCAAAGCTTTAGGAAAATTGTAACGAAGCTTTATTAAGACTTAACAGCAATGCGTTTTATCTTTATAAGAACAATAATATCAGGCAATTATGAGAAAGACATTAATTTTATTGTGCATTCTGTTCTCAGGATTCACTTTTGGACAAAACAATGAAAGAACCTCAAAAGACAAAGATAATAGTAGCCAAAATTCAGAAATAGGATACGAACGCCCCTCCTATTACAATATCCAGGAATCTTCAGATTATACATTTAATGATGAAAAATTCAGGTTTACTCCCGATGAGAAGGGGATAAATATTTTCAGGATTGAGAACAACAAAGAAATTCCCATTGGCAAATTGCGCAGAACCACCTCAGATGGATTTTATATTATGACCACTACCGCAGATCCTGATATTTCCTTCGGAAGATTTGATCAACAGGGAAATTTTAGAACCTATAAATATGACCGGGCGGCTGACAGAGTAACTGAAGAAGATTATTATAATGTAAATCCACGTGACATTCGCGGTGACAACAGAAGTGAAAGAGCACGGGAAAGAAGTAACAATGATAAGAACCAGCGAAACAAGAACAACCCCACTCAAAAATCTAACAGTAACAACAGTTCAAATAACAATTAGCTAAATACCGTTTTTAAACTCGGGGCGCACACTAAAAAGTGTGCGTTTTTTTTAACTATTTATAACAGCCAGCTATTGGAAGTTGAAATTGATGATCTTCATCAGTTTTAGCCACATTTAATACTATTTTACAGATAAGCCGGGGCTGAGATTTTTTTATAACTGTAAATTTGCATCAGAATCTAAAAATTATGAATAAAGGAGTTTATATTGCCACCCTTGAGTCGCACAGCGGCAAATCTCTCATCTCATTGGGATTAATGCGCACCCTGCTTGGAAAGACAACCAAAGTAGGTTATTTCCGTCCTATTATTGATGATCCTGAAGAAGGAAAAAAAGATAATCACATAGATACCGTTTTAAGTTATTTTGATGTAGATCTATCTTACCATGATGCATACGCTTTCACAAGAAGCCAAATTATTCAAAAGAGAAACGGAGGAAATTCCGGTGAAATAATTGATACCATCATCAGGAAATATAAAAAGCTGGAAGAGGAATTTGATATTGTTCTCGTAGAAGGAAGTGATTTTTCAGGAGAAGGCAGCGTTTTTGAATTTGATGTAAATGTTTTAATTGCCAAGAATTTAGGGATCCCCACCATTATTATAGCTAGTGGCCGTGAAAAAAGCCGTGAAATTCTAATGGGAAATCTCCAAATGGCCTACCATGCATTTACTAATAAGGATGTAAGAGTGATGGCAGTGGTAAGTAACAGAATTGAAGCTGTGCAACTGGAAGAAACCCTGGATGCTATGCGTGATTTTTTGCCTGATAGTGTCGGCGTCTTTGCAATTCCTTCTATAGACACTTTATCCAATCCCACTTTAAAGGAAATAATTAAAGCACTTAATGGAAAGGTTTTATTCGGGCATGAGTTTTTAGATAACCAAACCGGGAATTTTAATGTGGGAGCGATGCAGTTACGCAATTACCTTCTTCACCTAAAAAATGAAAGTTTAGTTATTACTCCCGGAGATCGGGCTGATATAATTTTAGGCGCTTTACAGGCAAATATTTCCTCAAATTATCCGCGGATTTCGGGCATTATTTTAACTTATGGATTAACTCCTGAAGATTCTATTTTAAAGCTTATTGAAGGACTTTCTCAGGTTGTACCAATTATTTCGGTGGAAGATGGTACTTTCAACGTTGCCAACAAAGTAGGCGCTATAAAATCAAATATATATGCAGATAGTCTTCAGAAGATCGAAACCTCTATCAGCACATTTGAAAGGTATGTTTCTTTTGATACTCTTGCTGAAAAATTAATAAGTTTTGAACCAAAAGGAATTACTCCCAGGATGTTCCAGTACAGCCTTATTAAACGGGCACAACAGGTAAAAAAACACATCGTCCTCCCTGAAGGTACCGATGACAGAATATTGACAGCCGCAGCCCGCCTTATAGCTATGGATCTTGTTGATATTACTCTTTTGGGAGATGAAGAGGTGATCAAGAACAAAATCATGAAGCTGGCTTTAAATCTGGACCTCAAAAAGGTTAAAATCATCAATCCATCAACTTCCCTACACTTTGAAGATTATGCCCTCACCTATTATGAGTTGAGAAAACATAAGAATGTCAATTTGGACATGGCTAAGGACAGGATGAGCGATGTCTCCTATTTTGGAACGATGATGATCTATAAGGGCCATGCAGACGGAATGGTTTCCGGTGCAGCTCATACTACCCAACACACTATTATTCCTGCTTTACAATTTATTAAGACCAAACCGGGAGTATCTGTGGTATCTTCAGTATTCTTTATGTGTCTTGAAGACAGGGTATCGGTTTTTGGAGATTGCGCCATCAATCCAAATCCCACGGCCGAAGAGCTGGCGGAAATCACGATTTCTTCAGCAGAAAGCAGCCAGGCTTTTGGTATAGAACCTAAAATTGCTATGCTGTCGTATTCTTCAGGAACATCCGGAAAAGGTGAAGATGTGGACCGGGTGCGGCAGGCAACTGAAATTGCTAAAAGGTTGAGACCAGATCTTAAAATAGAAGGTCCAATTCAATATGATGCTGCGGTTGATTTAAGTGTGGGTAAAAGCAAATTGCCCGATTCTGAAGTTGCTTACCAGGCAAGTGTTCTAATCTTTCCTGATCTTAATACCGGGAACAACACTTATAAGGCTGTTCAGCGGGAAACAGGAGCTTTGGCAATAGGCCCGATGCTACAGGGACTTAATAAGCCCGTTAATGACCTAAGCCGCGGTTGTACTGTAGATGATGTATTTAATACTGTAATCCTTACCGCTATTCAGGCACAGGGAATTTAATTTTTATTGTAAAGTGTATGTGCTATAATATATATTAAATTGAAATCAGTGCTTTTCTGGAAACAGATAAGACCTATCAAAAAGATATTTTTTCACAATACATATCTCAATTCTCACATCTCACATCTCATATCTCATATCTAACAAAAATGCAGAATATTTTAATTATTAATTCCGGAAGTTCCTCTCTTAAATTTCAACTTATTGAAATGCCTTCGGAAAAAGTTCTTGCTTCGGGACTTGTTGAAAGAATTGGGCAGGAAATTTCGAAGCTCCACTATTCTTCTTTGGCTTATTCAACTTCTGAAGAATTATCTATCCCGGATCATTCCGAAGCCTTAAAAAGAATTACAGATTTTTTACTTCACCCAGATCGGGGAGTAATAAGAGAAGCTTCAGAAATTCCTGCAATAAGCCACCGTGTGGTCCATGGTGGCGCTGCTTTTTCAGAAACATTAATTATTGACGAAAAGGTAAAATCAAAAATTAAAAACCTCTTTTCGCTGGCTCCACTGCACAATCCGCCAAATCTTAAGGGAATTGAGGTGGCCGAGGAGATTTTTCCGCAGGCAAAACAAATTGCTGTATTTGACACTGCCTTTCATAGGAGTATTCCCGCCAAAGCAAACCACTATGCCATCCCCCTCTCCTTCCTTGAAGAGAACCACATTCAGGTATACGGTTTTCATGGGACCAGCCACAAGTATGTTTCAGAAAAAGCAATTGAGAAGCTTCAAAAGAAAGATTCAAAAATTATTACAGTGCATCTTGGGAATGGCTGCAGTATCACTGCTGTACAAGATGGCAAAAGCGTAGATCATTCCCTGGGTTTTGGCCCTGTTAACGGACTCATTATGGGTACCCGGAGTGGAGATATAGACCAGTCTGTAATATTCTATTTAATTGAAAAAATGGGTTACACTGCTAAAGAGGTGAGCGATCTTTTACATCATAAAAGCGGCATGTTAGGCCTTACAGGATTTAGTGATCTTCGCGATATAGAAGCTGAAGCGGAAAAAGGGAACCACCGCTGTCAACTGGCGCTGGAAATGAACGCTTACCGTATCAAAAAGTACATAGGATCTTATACAGCCGCAATGAATGGCCTGGATGCTATAGTTTTCACGGCAGGAATTGGAGAAAATAGCAGCAAATTACGTTCTATGATCTGTTCAAACATGGATTTCCTTGGAATTTCCATTGATGAAGAGAAAAATAAAGTAAGATCTAAAGAGATTAGAAACATCAATAATAACACCTCCAAAGTACGGGTCTTTGTAATTCCTACAAACGAGGAACTGGAGATCGCAAAACAAAGTTATTCACTAATTTTTGGATAGCTTTTTCCTCTTTTATTTTTATTCTTTTCAACCCGCTCTATTACTGACTTTTAAGCCTGGGGAGCGGGTTCATTATTTACACTTTTTGTCAACATTTTTTTGTTCATAAAACTTTAACTACCTGAAAAACAATGTTTTGACTAATAAAAGTTGTAAACTTTTTAAATGTTAAGGTTTTTACAACTGTATATTTTTCTACCTTTATAATCTCGAAGAAACAGTTCTAAAAACACAATTCACAACTAAAAAATATGAAGATAGAAGCAAAACAAGCCCCTGTAAAAACTTATTCCCAGGAGGAAGCTTTTGAAGCCTCCAGGAACTATTTTCAAGGCGATGAATTAGCCGCAAGAGTATGGATCAATAAATATGCTCTTAAAGATTCTGATGGAAATTTATACGAAAGTAACCCTCAGGAAATG is part of the Antarcticibacterium sp. 1MA-6-2 genome and harbors:
- the ychF gene encoding redox-regulated ATPase YchF; this encodes MKAGIVGLPNVGKSTLFNCLSNAKAQSANFPFCTIEPNIGVVNVPDSRLEKLESLVNPERVQPATVEIVDIAGLVKGASKGEGLGNQFLGNIRETDAILHVLRCFENDNIVHVDGSVNPVRDKETIDMELQLKDLETVDKKLEKVKRASRTGNKDAQKEEAALLKVKQGLEAGKSVRAIDLEESEREEFITNLQLITDKPVMYVCNVDEGSATTGNALVDQVKEAVKDENAEVLVLAVGTEADITELDDYEERQMFLQDIGLDEPGSAKLIRSAYRLLNLQTYFTAGVKEVRAWTIPVGASAPQAAGVIHTDFEKGFIRAEVIAYEDFASYGSEAKVKEAGKMKVEGKEYIVKDGDVMHFRFNV
- the pta gene encoding phosphate acetyltransferase, which translates into the protein MNKGVYIATLESHSGKSLISLGLMRTLLGKTTKVGYFRPIIDDPEEGKKDNHIDTVLSYFDVDLSYHDAYAFTRSQIIQKRNGGNSGEIIDTIIRKYKKLEEEFDIVLVEGSDFSGEGSVFEFDVNVLIAKNLGIPTIIIASGREKSREILMGNLQMAYHAFTNKDVRVMAVVSNRIEAVQLEETLDAMRDFLPDSVGVFAIPSIDTLSNPTLKEIIKALNGKVLFGHEFLDNQTGNFNVGAMQLRNYLLHLKNESLVITPGDRADIILGALQANISSNYPRISGIILTYGLTPEDSILKLIEGLSQVVPIISVEDGTFNVANKVGAIKSNIYADSLQKIETSISTFERYVSFDTLAEKLISFEPKGITPRMFQYSLIKRAQQVKKHIVLPEGTDDRILTAAARLIAMDLVDITLLGDEEVIKNKIMKLALNLDLKKVKIINPSTSLHFEDYALTYYELRKHKNVNLDMAKDRMSDVSYFGTMMIYKGHADGMVSGAAHTTQHTIIPALQFIKTKPGVSVVSSVFFMCLEDRVSVFGDCAINPNPTAEELAEITISSAESSQAFGIEPKIAMLSYSSGTSGKGEDVDRVRQATEIAKRLRPDLKIEGPIQYDAAVDLSVGKSKLPDSEVAYQASVLIFPDLNTGNNTYKAVQRETGALAIGPMLQGLNKPVNDLSRGCTVDDVFNTVILTAIQAQGI
- a CDS encoding acetate/propionate family kinase; amino-acid sequence: MQNILIINSGSSSLKFQLIEMPSEKVLASGLVERIGQEISKLHYSSLAYSTSEELSIPDHSEALKRITDFLLHPDRGVIREASEIPAISHRVVHGGAAFSETLIIDEKVKSKIKNLFSLAPLHNPPNLKGIEVAEEIFPQAKQIAVFDTAFHRSIPAKANHYAIPLSFLEENHIQVYGFHGTSHKYVSEKAIEKLQKKDSKIITVHLGNGCSITAVQDGKSVDHSLGFGPVNGLIMGTRSGDIDQSVIFYLIEKMGYTAKEVSDLLHHKSGMLGLTGFSDLRDIEAEAEKGNHRCQLALEMNAYRIKKYIGSYTAAMNGLDAIVFTAGIGENSSKLRSMICSNMDFLGISIDEEKNKVRSKEIRNINNNTSKVRVFVIPTNEELEIAKQSYSLIFG